A genomic region of Flexivirga oryzae contains the following coding sequences:
- a CDS encoding CopD family protein gives MNQLSVIAEQTVVPYTAPPPWRVLTEVGYFAGLCALLGGLAVVLIAVLPAHRDHAQSVEGRERHTWAIFPVIGVAMLPLLYLQEAALAARSGEFAFAHGLRPDVIGEFLTAPKESGEWIAESTLRLVQVVLLEGAALLAVAAGRRASRRLGWWALLVGVVGEVVVSVPTAFAGLVVDDWLKTVLTQVHILGALVWLGGLGVLAALAVRSRGSASDAAWAGTWSRFSVMAMTAAGGILISGLWMSWQHVGGFGEFVTTPYGRFLLLKIVLVGVMLAAGGYNHVVLLPRIERSLRGGDVPTVRHAVRAHFPKVAAFEATVGIAVLFIVPFLSGSARKESGSGSAAPFDGRILLIGVLLIATVLASFWATSRLAHAQARRPHLSSVPTVAD, from the coding sequence CCGGGCTGTGTGCCCTGCTCGGTGGACTGGCCGTGGTGCTGATCGCGGTACTGCCCGCGCACCGCGACCACGCGCAGTCGGTCGAGGGCCGCGAGCGTCATACTTGGGCGATCTTCCCGGTGATCGGCGTCGCGATGCTGCCGCTGCTCTACCTGCAGGAGGCGGCGCTCGCGGCCCGGAGCGGCGAATTCGCCTTCGCCCACGGTCTGCGCCCCGACGTCATCGGCGAATTCCTCACTGCGCCCAAGGAATCCGGCGAGTGGATCGCCGAGTCGACGCTCCGTCTCGTGCAGGTCGTACTGCTGGAGGGGGCGGCCCTGTTGGCGGTCGCCGCGGGCCGACGCGCGTCCCGGCGCCTCGGCTGGTGGGCGTTGCTGGTCGGCGTCGTCGGCGAGGTCGTGGTCAGTGTGCCGACGGCTTTCGCCGGACTCGTGGTCGACGACTGGTTGAAGACCGTCCTCACCCAGGTCCACATCCTCGGCGCGCTCGTCTGGCTCGGCGGGCTCGGGGTGCTCGCCGCTCTCGCGGTCCGGAGTCGCGGATCGGCGTCCGACGCGGCCTGGGCGGGCACCTGGTCGCGGTTCAGTGTCATGGCGATGACGGCCGCGGGAGGGATCCTGATCTCCGGGTTGTGGATGTCCTGGCAACACGTCGGTGGGTTCGGGGAGTTCGTCACGACGCCGTACGGCCGGTTCCTGTTGCTGAAGATCGTGCTCGTCGGCGTCATGCTGGCCGCCGGCGGCTACAACCACGTGGTGTTGCTGCCGCGCATCGAACGGTCGCTGCGCGGCGGTGACGTGCCGACGGTCCGGCACGCGGTGCGCGCACACTTCCCGAAGGTCGCGGCCTTCGAGGCGACGGTCGGGATCGCGGTCCTGTTCATCGTCCCGTTCCTGTCCGGCTCCGCGCGCAAGGAGAGCGGCAGCGGATCGGCGGCCCCGTTCGACGGGCGCATCCTGCTCATCGGCGTGCTGCTGATCGCCACCGTGCTCGCGTCGTTCTGGGCGACCAGTCGGCTCGCGCATGCTCAGGCACGTCGCCCACACCTGAGCTCCGTGCCCACCGTGGCCGACTGA